One region of Pangasianodon hypophthalmus isolate fPanHyp1 chromosome 15, fPanHyp1.pri, whole genome shotgun sequence genomic DNA includes:
- the LOC113541661 gene encoding uncharacterized protein LOC113541661 isoform X4 translates to MDAPIMSSAIVNSVNELSSTVSGMWRSHSVLSESEPESSPEAAQHFRKLRSSSSLNSLRMSLRKRLPLKTVQPTNNIPENPNGEVLQKSKKTSTVTQIKRTAKNTIGNAYQKFQKSTVSRDECLVRTPGKIMEGEENECAPASAHTPKRQAMTPRRTPRSAAKRTPRAADTPEPSESAVRAVKTGGTRRQLVRMAALRSPFASPNTVNRRRQFDQDLDSVSKGLRKLKRLSRAFDEVIGRDERSKFKYSIITE, encoded by the exons ATGGACG CTCCCATCATGTCGTCCGCTATCGTGAACAGTGTGAATGAACTTAGCTCCACGGTGTCTGGGATGTGGCGTTCGCACAGCGTTCTCTCCGAGTCAGAACCCGAGAGCTCCCCTGAGGCGGCACAGCACTTTCGAAAGCTACGCTCCTCCAGCTCACTGAACTCACTGCGCATGTCTCTGAGGAAGAGACTTCCTCTAAAAACTGTGCAGCCCACCAACAACATCCCTGAGAATCCAAACGGCGAGGTGCTTCAGAAAAGCAAGAAGACGAGCACCGTCACCCAGATCAAGCGCACCGCCAAGAACACCATTGGCAATGCTTATCAG AAGTTCCAAAAGAGCACAGTGTCACGCGACGAGTGCCTGGTGAGGACGCCTGGCAAAATCATGGAAGGAGAAGAGAACGAGTGTGCtcctgcatctgcacacacccCTAAACGACAAGCCATGACCCCCAGGCGCACACCAAGATCAGCCGCAAAGCGTACCCCTCGAGCTGCAGATACTCCAGAGCCCAGCGAGTCAGCTGTGAGAGCCGTGAAGACGGGAGGAACCAGGAGGCAGCTCGTACGCATGGCAGCGTTGAGGAGCCCTTTCGCATCTCCCAACACGGTGAACCGTCGCAG GCAGTTTGATCAAGATCTGGACAGTGTGTCAAAAGGCCTCAGGAAACTAAAGCGACTCTCTCGGGCCTTTGATGAAGTCATTGGGAGAGATGAGCG
- the LOC113541661 gene encoding uncharacterized protein LOC113541661 isoform X3: MDAPIMSSAIVNSVNELSSTVSGMWRSHSVLSESEPESSPEAAQHFRKLRSSSSLNSLRMSLRKRLPLKTVQPTNNIPENPNGEVLQKSKKTSTVTQIKRTAKNTIGNAYQKFQKSTVSRDECLVRTPGKIMEGEENECAPASAHTPKRQAMTPRRTPRSAAKRTPRAADTPEPSESAVRAVKTGGTRRQLVRMAALRSPFASPNTVNRRRQFDQDLDSVSKGLRKLKRLSRAFDEVIGRDERSSKFKYSIITE, translated from the exons ATGGACG CTCCCATCATGTCGTCCGCTATCGTGAACAGTGTGAATGAACTTAGCTCCACGGTGTCTGGGATGTGGCGTTCGCACAGCGTTCTCTCCGAGTCAGAACCCGAGAGCTCCCCTGAGGCGGCACAGCACTTTCGAAAGCTACGCTCCTCCAGCTCACTGAACTCACTGCGCATGTCTCTGAGGAAGAGACTTCCTCTAAAAACTGTGCAGCCCACCAACAACATCCCTGAGAATCCAAACGGCGAGGTGCTTCAGAAAAGCAAGAAGACGAGCACCGTCACCCAGATCAAGCGCACCGCCAAGAACACCATTGGCAATGCTTATCAG AAGTTCCAAAAGAGCACAGTGTCACGCGACGAGTGCCTGGTGAGGACGCCTGGCAAAATCATGGAAGGAGAAGAGAACGAGTGTGCtcctgcatctgcacacacccCTAAACGACAAGCCATGACCCCCAGGCGCACACCAAGATCAGCCGCAAAGCGTACCCCTCGAGCTGCAGATACTCCAGAGCCCAGCGAGTCAGCTGTGAGAGCCGTGAAGACGGGAGGAACCAGGAGGCAGCTCGTACGCATGGCAGCGTTGAGGAGCCCTTTCGCATCTCCCAACACGGTGAACCGTCGCAG GCAGTTTGATCAAGATCTGGACAGTGTGTCAAAAGGCCTCAGGAAACTAAAGCGACTCTCTCGGGCCTTTGATGAAGTCATTGGGAGAGATGAGCG
- the tmigd1 gene encoding transmembrane and immunoglobulin domain-containing protein 1 produces MRHSFRIQFILLVLVCACGVYSANVTIQSNPPKNGGFVQTTTEQTVSLTCTVDNSAVAEELRWFRNGREVSLKDGNRLNTSHVCVEPVTREDNGVIFTCQLRSDATVKTSIQLEVQYPPTLGDDVEMLVEEKSDTVLSCEVRAYPPVSVVWKMDDKLLDLSSSSYRTSNNGVTATLSISNVKRDVHQGVYSCEASSTVSGVTKKSFSITVVDRKMKFPLWPTVAGVVVVLLTILLATISRWEKIMKCFKKD; encoded by the exons ATGAGACATTCCTTTAGGATCCAGTTCATCCTTCTTGTGCTCGTCTGTGCCTGCGGTGTCTACAGTGCTAATG TCACAATTCAGTCTAATCCACCAAAAAATGGAGGGTTCGTTCAGACCACAACAGAGCAGACAGTGTCTCTGACCTGCACAGTCGACAACTCTGCTGTGGCAGAAGAACTGCGGTGGTTCCGCAATGGCCGAGAAGTGAGCCTCAAAGATGGAAACCGCTTAAACACGAGCCACGTGTGTGTTGAGCCAGTAACCAGAGAAGATAATGGAGTCATCTTCACCTGCCAGCTGAGGTCTGATGCTACTGTGAAAACTTCCATCCAACTAGAGGTTCAAT ATCCTCCAACCCTAGGTGACGATGTGGAAATGTTGGTTGAGGAGAAAAGTGATACCGTCCTGTCCTGTGAAGTTCGTGCTTATCCTCCAGTAAGTGTAGTCTGGAAGATGGATGATAAGCTTCTGGACCTTTCTTCTAGCAGCTACAGGACCAGCAACAATGGCGTCACAGCTACGCTTTCCATTTCAAACGTTAAGCGAGATGTGCACCAGGGTGTGTACAGCTGTGAGGCCAGCTCAACCGTCAGTGGAGTCACCAAAAAGAGCTTCAGTATCACTGTTGTAG acagaaagatgaagTTCCCTCTTTGGCCTACAGTAGCTGGTGTGGTGGTCGTCCTCTTAACAATCCTGCTGGCTACCATTTCCCGATGGGAGAAGATTATGAAG tgctTTAAAAAAGACTGA